AAGAGGAAGCTGACAAGCTGATCCAGGACTTATGACTTACTGAAAAAGCTTTTTTACCTGTTGCTTCTATCCGTCATCATGAAAACCGAAACCGAAGGCACTCTCCTCGCTTTCCTCGTCCTCCTGGCTCTGGGCCTTGAGCCGGCCGTCATAAAGGCCAATCCCTCCAATCCAATCAGCTTCATAGCCCTGTCCGTCTTCTTCGCGGCCCTTATCCTGTGGACGGTTCTTTTGACAACTGGCAGGTTCAAGGAAATCCTGGAAAAACCCGCCGAGCTTAAGAGGACGTTCCTGACTGGCCTCTTCGCCACCGCCATAGCTTACTCCCTCTACTCCCTCGGAACCAGCATGAGCACCGCCGTGAACTCCGCCATAATCACACGACTTGAGGTGTTCTATTCCCTCGCGATCGGCTGGCTCCTCCTCAGGGAGAGAGTGAGCGGGAGAGCATTAGCCGCTTCCCTCCTTCTCTTTGGCGGGGTCTTCCTCGTCCTCACGCAGGGAAAGGGGATAACACCGAGGAAAGGTGACCTCCTGCTCCTCATAACGCCGCTCTTCTGGCAGCTGGGGCATGCCGTTGCCAAGTTCACAGACTACTCACCGCTGACAATAGCGACACTCAGGAACACCTTCGGCTTTCTCCTCCTGCTTCCGTTCGCCCTCATGAGCGGAATCCAGCTCACGGGCCTTGCCGTTGCCGAAGGAGTCATAATAGCCGCAACCCAGGCCCTCTGGTACGCTTCAATCTCGAGGATAAACCTCTCGAAGGCTACCGCAATACTCACTCCGGCCCCGGCAGTCACGATAGCCGTGGCCATAGCCTTCCTTGGGGAGAAGGTGGGGGTTTACCATCTGCTCGGCTTCCTTCTTGTGACAATCGGAACGCTCCTGATAGCCTTTGAAGAAAGCGGGACGAGGTAGTCAGGTTGATGTTTCGAAGTCCCCCAGGTCCCAGACCAGCCAACAATCTTCTCTAAGCCCCTCTTTTCCCTCGACGCTTTTAGCAATCAGTCCATAGTGCTTTTCCCAACCCTCGAGACTTACAAGTTCCACCTTCCTCTCCAAGTCCTTCAAAATCCCCCTCACTTCCCTCTCGCTCAAATCCTTCCACTTGACCTCAACGAACAGAGCCTTCTTCTCACGCTCGTTCAAGGCCACTAGGTCAATTTCCTCACCCTTACGCCACCACTTTCCAATCTTGGTGAACCTAAATGGAAGCCTCCCCGCTTTGTTCATCTCCCTGAGGAAGTCCGCGCTGACCTTTTCAAAGACGAAGCCGAGATAGCGGTTGTATTCCTCTTCAAAGTTCTCGATGTAGCCAAAGTCGAGGAGCTGTGAGCGGTTGGGGTAGATGAAGCGGAACCAGAAGTTGAAGTAGAGGTCGCTCAGGTAGTAGCGCGCGTTCCTCTTCCGCTCTGGCTCGCCTACAGGATGCCTCTCCTCTACTATGTGGAGAGTCTGCA
This sequence is a window from Thermococcus kodakarensis KOD1. Protein-coding genes within it:
- a CDS encoding DMT family transporter, which translates into the protein MKTETEGTLLAFLVLLALGLEPAVIKANPSNPISFIALSVFFAALILWTVLLTTGRFKEILEKPAELKRTFLTGLFATAIAYSLYSLGTSMSTAVNSAIITRLEVFYSLAIGWLLLRERVSGRALAASLLLFGGVFLVLTQGKGITPRKGDLLLLITPLFWQLGHAVAKFTDYSPLTIATLRNTFGFLLLLPFALMSGIQLTGLAVAEGVIIAATQALWYASISRINLSKATAILTPAPAVTIAVAIAFLGEKVGVYHLLGFLLVTIGTLLIAFEESGTR